The following are encoded together in the Novipirellula galeiformis genome:
- a CDS encoding PP2C family protein-serine/threonine phosphatase gives MKERALASAAEGITIADAMAPDRPLIYVNDGFARLTGFSIEETLGSNCRFLQGPDTDPAAVKEIRDAIAEERYCEVELLNYRKDGTTFWNRLSITPVRNDVGQTTHFIGIQSDVTRRRLAERHLLDLNESLRNANDKMQRDLHAAARVQHALLPTQAESLSGAAIRWAYLPCDELAGDILDVFQIDANRIAFYVLDVSGHGVQAALLSTTLSRWLSRSSLELKSHPVEMLEHLNDNFQLDGDSQQFFTCCYGVLDRQALTLSFSSAGHPSPILLRGNDTSEFQLPGFPVGIVASPEYELEIIQLRKGDRIFVYSDGAIEQLGTTGQPFGSVRLMQELTATRSRSLQSSIDRSLRSVLNSTSDGKSDDDISMLGIEIGD, from the coding sequence CTGAAGGAGCGAGCTCTCGCGTCAGCAGCGGAGGGTATCACGATCGCCGACGCCATGGCGCCAGACCGTCCGTTGATTTACGTCAATGACGGTTTTGCTCGGCTGACAGGTTTTAGCATTGAGGAGACCTTGGGCTCCAATTGCCGCTTTCTCCAAGGCCCTGATACGGATCCCGCCGCGGTCAAGGAGATTCGAGATGCGATCGCGGAAGAGCGTTACTGCGAAGTTGAGCTGCTTAATTATCGAAAAGACGGCACCACGTTTTGGAACCGTCTCTCGATCACGCCGGTGCGCAACGATGTTGGGCAAACAACGCATTTTATCGGGATTCAATCCGATGTCACGCGCAGACGACTGGCCGAACGTCACCTCCTTGACCTGAACGAAAGCCTTCGCAATGCAAATGACAAGATGCAACGCGACTTGCACGCTGCGGCTAGAGTTCAACATGCACTTCTGCCGACACAAGCGGAGTCTCTCTCCGGTGCCGCGATTCGCTGGGCCTACTTGCCCTGTGACGAGTTAGCGGGCGATATCCTCGATGTTTTTCAAATCGATGCAAATCGGATTGCATTTTATGTGCTCGATGTGAGCGGGCATGGGGTTCAGGCCGCACTGCTTTCGACCACGCTTAGTCGCTGGCTATCCCGATCTTCGTTGGAATTGAAGTCCCATCCAGTGGAGATGCTTGAGCACCTGAATGACAATTTTCAACTCGATGGAGACTCTCAGCAGTTCTTTACTTGTTGTTACGGGGTGTTGGATCGCCAAGCACTCACGCTTAGCTTTTCATCAGCCGGACATCCTTCACCCATCCTGTTGCGTGGAAACGACACAAGCGAATTTCAGTTGCCTGGGTTCCCCGTGGGAATCGTCGCAAGTCCTGAGTATGAATTGGAGATCATTCAACTCCGCAAAGGTGATCGGATCTTTGTCTACAGCGATGGAGCGATCGAACAGTTGGGAACGACCGGCCAGCCATTTGGAAGCGTTCGTCTTATGCAAGAGCTAACGGCAACACGCAGCAGATCGTTGCAATCGAGTATCGATCGGAGTCTACGCTCCGTCCTCAACTCCACGTCGGACGGCAAATCCGACGACGACATTTCGATGTTGGGAATCGAAATCGGTGACTAG
- a CDS encoding amidohydrolase family protein — MQSFNRRDLLRCLSVLPFSSAAAFADDATSSVVVDTHLHCFAGHDRRFPYHAQAPYRPITAATPEHLLKCMDDAGVDYAVVVHPEPYQDDHRYLEHCLNVGQERLKGTCLFFADRPASVEKMAPLVQRNPGRIVAARVHAYAPDRLPPFGTKELRHLWKTASDLGLAIQLHFEPRYAPGLEPLIREFTDTTVVIDHLGRPMQGTPQEHEVVVRWSRFPNTVMKVSSVPDPNSYPHRDVKPIIRRLTDAFGAERMIYGGGFKSGATGETYRDYRMRVADLLSHLSPEDRTKILGGTAAKLYGFNGS; from the coding sequence ATGCAGTCATTCAATCGTCGCGATCTGCTTCGTTGTCTCAGCGTCCTACCGTTTTCATCGGCTGCAGCCTTTGCTGATGACGCCACGTCGAGCGTCGTTGTTGACACGCATCTTCATTGTTTCGCCGGTCACGATCGCCGGTTTCCTTATCATGCGCAGGCGCCGTATCGGCCGATCACCGCGGCAACCCCAGAGCATCTTTTAAAGTGCATGGACGATGCCGGCGTCGACTATGCCGTTGTCGTTCATCCGGAGCCCTACCAAGACGACCACCGGTACCTGGAGCACTGCTTGAACGTTGGCCAGGAACGGCTGAAGGGGACATGTTTGTTCTTCGCCGACCGCCCGGCTTCGGTCGAAAAAATGGCTCCGTTGGTTCAGCGGAATCCAGGGCGTATCGTTGCCGCACGCGTCCACGCGTACGCTCCTGATCGTCTGCCCCCCTTTGGTACAAAAGAGTTACGCCATCTCTGGAAAACCGCGTCGGACCTGGGGCTTGCGATTCAACTTCATTTCGAGCCTCGATATGCCCCGGGGCTCGAACCGTTGATTCGAGAGTTTACCGACACCACGGTCGTGATCGATCATCTGGGGCGACCGATGCAAGGCACTCCTCAGGAACATGAGGTTGTTGTTCGCTGGTCACGTTTTCCCAATACGGTGATGAAGGTTTCCTCCGTACCTGATCCGAACAGCTATCCTCATCGCGATGTGAAACCCATCATCCGGCGTTTGACGGACGCGTTTGGCGCTGAACGAATGATCTACGGAGGAGGATTCAAATCGGGAGCGACCGGAGAGACCTATCGAGATTATCGCATGCGCGTCGCGGATTTACTGTCCCATCTGTCGCCCGAGGATCGCACGAAAATTCTTGGCGGTACCGCCGCAAAACTCTATGGATTCAACGGTTCCTGA
- a CDS encoding dihydrodipicolinate synthase family protein codes for MNQPISRRTVIRSTLAGGASVVVGAVLPGRPLNAVQNEATAKADPKVRGPFPILSTPFTESGEVDHDVLATQARFVAWGGCPGMIWPQSGDSIDLLTMDEKMKGMEVLAKTARSLPTSLCLGVQGNDTQEMLAFAEHAEKLEPEAIISRPPDSGKSEEDLRQYWRALAAVAKRPVILQTTGGVAYKGPIPSPELMIELAKEFPHFGYIKEEAGDVLKRMRTSIAAMPPVRRVFSARGGFHWLKESQLGSEGVITERAAYADVLTRIWELQQSGEAPETLQDVFNKFIQMVKVKPGSLRGANLYIWKKRGVFKNLVSRDYGAGKSIPASPIVSELKLSNEQIAEAEKRFEALHPYLKEATPNLATSS; via the coding sequence ATGAATCAACCGATTTCGCGACGGACCGTCATTAGAAGCACACTGGCCGGAGGGGCGAGCGTGGTTGTCGGAGCGGTTCTGCCAGGCAGGCCTCTGAACGCAGTGCAGAACGAGGCAACCGCAAAAGCCGATCCCAAGGTCCGCGGGCCGTTTCCGATTCTGTCCACTCCGTTTACGGAGTCCGGCGAAGTCGATCACGACGTATTGGCAACGCAAGCGAGGTTCGTTGCTTGGGGTGGTTGCCCCGGAATGATTTGGCCTCAATCGGGAGATAGCATCGATCTGTTGACGATGGACGAGAAGATGAAAGGGATGGAGGTGTTGGCCAAAACGGCTCGCAGCCTGCCCACCTCGCTGTGCCTAGGAGTCCAGGGGAATGATACGCAAGAGATGCTCGCGTTCGCCGAACACGCTGAAAAGTTGGAACCGGAGGCCATTATCTCTCGGCCGCCCGATTCTGGAAAGTCAGAAGAAGATCTGCGGCAATATTGGAGAGCCCTCGCCGCGGTGGCCAAACGGCCGGTCATTCTCCAAACCACCGGCGGCGTTGCCTACAAAGGGCCTATTCCTTCACCGGAGCTGATGATTGAACTGGCAAAAGAGTTTCCGCATTTTGGGTATATCAAGGAGGAGGCCGGCGACGTATTGAAGCGAATGCGTACTTCGATTGCCGCCATGCCTCCGGTCCGCCGTGTGTTTAGCGCGCGCGGTGGATTTCATTGGCTCAAAGAATCTCAGCTTGGATCTGAAGGTGTGATCACGGAACGCGCCGCATACGCGGACGTGCTTACCCGTATCTGGGAATTGCAACAAAGTGGTGAAGCCCCCGAAACGCTGCAAGACGTGTTCAACAAGTTCATTCAAATGGTCAAAGTAAAGCCAGGCAGTCTGCGAGGCGCCAACTTGTACATTTGGAAGAAGCGAGGCGTCTTCAAAAACTTGGTATCTCGCGACTACGGAGCTGGAAAATCGATTCCTGCCTCGCCAATCGTATCCGAACTTAAACTCAGCAACGAACAAATTGCTGAAGCAGAGAAACGTTTTGAGGCCCTGCATCCTTACCTCAAAGAGGCGACGCCTAACCTGGCAACGTCATCGTAG
- a CDS encoding DUF1553 domain-containing protein, with the protein MTNSSPDPKAGRRFEALLSASIDEGLSQTDVEEFNLSPRDNLKHRESVFNPLRVGPKVVSALALFILATAVQSFAVEPVVEWRFDGEPQTGTWLGKPGKPVEGPRKPKYPGFASSNTAMSFTGHEGALLIKDHERGGDTNVRFGHGDTFAFETWVKFRTLRARQTAYVLGKGRHPKHGDDFADNNQNYSIRFQGTSDGAKFGLLFTSEHPETKKRAWHRWWSQTTVPTTGWHHVALEFTFGNSDSLRAWVDGKSVTGKWDESGATDLPPVQDADDLVIGTGFTRGEGSSFQGSLDNLAIYSESFDPTEIAGRYRFVPPPPPVTREMVPRGKVLVQISEDGVPQANHWPPEPQVTETYYEEVFGLFELPHKYVATGVRGDRANPLHLRASAVVKLPAGKHRLLVRGRGRCRLYIDAKKLLETPPRPHDPGGYELLSKQDDYLDLGPDFRFAPPGNRDAWCEFESPGGDHLVILETMVGGITGGSTFRPELGETVVAVSLEGSEAWSLMSAGTREVRYTDEGWQAYESERRESLAKTNAAARAERRAAHQDYWGKRRTAAADWLVDTDSVPVPEPTHGYPAQNAIDHFINARIVEVKQDAVQSGMDDVDYFKQIRPLLESRCYDCHQGGKAQGNLRLDDHMSVLAGGESEGPAVVPGSIDESALIERITSADEGTVMPPGGDPLTDEEIALLKRWIKGGAVWPQFDVDHFQPNPLAEDLRFLRRVTLDTVGVPPTESEIAAFGNDKAETRRAQVIDRLLDDPRWADHWMGYWLDVLAENPNMINPTLNNTGPFRWWLYESLLDNKPADLFATELIRMEGSERYGGPAGFGTATQNDLPMAAKGIIVSSAFLGVEMKCARCHDSPTHVSLQQDLLQLAALLKQQPIKLPASSSVPMGPLSQAGRKPLIQVTLEPGTEVEPAWPFERYCDESVADTLAEHPQNSRDRLAALITAPQNERFAQVMVNRVWQRLMGRGLVVSVSDWEKERPSHPELLRWLGHQLVASGYDLKAVSRTILNSHAYQRATDPTLTETSPLFVSPAPRRLTAEQIVDSVFHATGTPFDLEEVSLDIDSVRAVSSTITLGKARRCWMLASSSNERDRPSLSLPRMTAVTSVLKTFGWRGARQDPQSLRDNESNILQPAIFANGVMSVWLTRLSDRHGITQLALEEQSVDELVDRVFLRLLTRKPSAAEKERYVRFLSEGYDTRVIPEPKRIRPTSGKREPVRYVSWSNHVDGPANTLAVQKEADARRGDLPTNALKNDWRLRMEDVLWAVLNAPEWIFTP; encoded by the coding sequence ATGACAAATAGCTCGCCAGATCCGAAAGCTGGACGCCGCTTTGAAGCACTTCTCTCGGCGTCCATCGACGAAGGACTCAGTCAAACGGACGTCGAGGAGTTTAATCTTTCCCCGCGTGACAACCTCAAACATCGCGAGTCCGTTTTCAATCCGCTTCGAGTCGGTCCAAAAGTCGTCTCGGCTCTCGCCCTATTTATTTTGGCTACAGCCGTCCAGTCCTTCGCAGTCGAACCAGTGGTTGAGTGGCGGTTCGATGGCGAACCACAGACTGGGACGTGGCTGGGAAAACCCGGCAAACCTGTCGAGGGGCCACGAAAGCCTAAGTATCCCGGATTCGCAAGCAGCAATACGGCCATGTCGTTCACCGGGCACGAGGGCGCGCTCCTGATCAAAGATCACGAGCGTGGCGGTGACACCAATGTTCGGTTCGGCCACGGCGACACGTTCGCGTTTGAGACTTGGGTGAAATTCAGAACCCTCCGTGCGCGACAAACCGCCTATGTGCTGGGTAAGGGCCGGCATCCAAAACATGGCGACGATTTCGCGGACAACAACCAAAATTATTCGATCCGGTTCCAGGGCACGAGCGACGGCGCCAAATTCGGATTGCTGTTTACTAGCGAGCATCCCGAAACGAAGAAGCGTGCCTGGCATCGTTGGTGGAGCCAGACAACCGTGCCAACGACAGGGTGGCATCATGTGGCACTGGAGTTCACGTTCGGGAACAGCGACAGCCTGCGAGCCTGGGTCGACGGAAAATCGGTCACGGGCAAATGGGATGAGAGCGGCGCAACGGATCTGCCACCTGTGCAGGACGCCGACGACCTCGTCATCGGCACTGGCTTTACCCGCGGCGAAGGTTCTTCGTTTCAAGGCTCGTTGGACAACTTGGCGATCTATAGCGAGAGCTTTGATCCCACGGAGATCGCAGGACGGTACCGTTTTGTTCCGCCGCCGCCCCCCGTCACACGCGAGATGGTTCCGCGAGGCAAGGTGTTGGTGCAGATCAGCGAAGACGGCGTTCCCCAAGCCAACCACTGGCCGCCTGAACCGCAGGTCACCGAGACTTATTACGAAGAAGTCTTCGGACTCTTTGAGCTTCCACACAAGTACGTCGCCACCGGAGTCCGAGGTGATCGGGCCAATCCGTTGCATTTGCGTGCTTCGGCGGTCGTCAAATTACCAGCGGGTAAACACCGTTTGTTGGTGCGTGGCCGTGGTAGGTGTCGGCTTTATATCGACGCCAAGAAGTTGCTCGAAACCCCGCCCCGGCCGCACGATCCCGGTGGCTATGAACTGCTTTCCAAGCAGGACGATTATCTCGATCTCGGTCCCGACTTCCGTTTTGCGCCTCCCGGCAATCGGGATGCTTGGTGTGAATTCGAAAGCCCCGGCGGTGATCATTTAGTCATCCTGGAAACGATGGTCGGCGGCATCACCGGTGGCAGTACGTTCCGCCCCGAACTCGGCGAGACCGTCGTGGCGGTATCTCTGGAAGGCAGCGAAGCATGGTCGCTGATGTCTGCCGGGACGCGTGAGGTGCGTTACACAGACGAAGGTTGGCAGGCATACGAATCCGAGCGACGCGAATCGCTCGCCAAGACCAATGCCGCGGCCCGTGCAGAACGTCGAGCTGCCCATCAGGACTACTGGGGAAAACGCCGCACCGCCGCTGCCGATTGGTTGGTGGACACCGACAGCGTTCCTGTGCCTGAGCCGACCCATGGTTACCCTGCTCAGAATGCGATCGATCATTTCATTAATGCCCGGATCGTTGAAGTTAAACAGGACGCGGTCCAAAGCGGCATGGATGATGTCGACTATTTCAAACAGATTCGCCCCCTACTAGAGTCGCGTTGCTACGACTGTCATCAAGGCGGCAAGGCTCAGGGAAACTTGCGTCTTGACGATCACATGTCGGTGTTGGCGGGCGGCGAAAGCGAGGGGCCCGCCGTCGTTCCCGGTAGCATCGACGAGAGTGCGTTGATTGAACGAATCACATCGGCGGACGAAGGCACCGTCATGCCGCCGGGTGGTGATCCGTTGACGGACGAGGAAATCGCCTTGCTGAAACGTTGGATTAAAGGTGGTGCCGTGTGGCCGCAGTTCGACGTCGATCATTTCCAGCCGAATCCGCTTGCCGAGGACCTCCGATTTCTCCGGCGTGTGACCCTCGACACCGTCGGCGTGCCGCCCACCGAGTCCGAGATCGCCGCCTTCGGCAATGACAAAGCGGAAACGCGTCGCGCCCAAGTGATCGATCGATTGTTAGACGATCCCCGCTGGGCCGATCACTGGATGGGATACTGGTTGGACGTTCTGGCTGAGAACCCGAACATGATCAACCCGACGCTGAACAACACCGGCCCCTTTCGCTGGTGGTTGTACGAGTCGCTGCTTGATAACAAGCCCGCGGACCTATTCGCGACGGAATTGATTCGCATGGAAGGCAGCGAGCGATATGGCGGACCCGCCGGTTTCGGCACCGCGACGCAGAACGACCTGCCGATGGCGGCTAAGGGGATTATTGTCAGCTCCGCATTTCTCGGCGTCGAAATGAAATGCGCCCGTTGTCACGACTCCCCCACGCATGTATCGCTGCAGCAGGATTTACTACAGCTCGCGGCGTTGTTGAAACAGCAGCCGATCAAGCTGCCGGCTTCCAGCAGCGTGCCCATGGGGCCGCTGAGTCAGGCGGGCCGCAAGCCTCTGATCCAAGTCACCCTCGAACCGGGAACAGAAGTGGAGCCGGCTTGGCCGTTTGAGCGTTATTGCGATGAATCGGTCGCCGATACGTTGGCTGAACATCCACAAAATTCACGAGACCGACTCGCCGCACTCATCACCGCTCCGCAAAACGAACGTTTTGCGCAAGTCATGGTGAATCGCGTTTGGCAGCGATTGATGGGACGGGGCCTTGTTGTCAGTGTGTCTGATTGGGAAAAAGAACGTCCCTCGCATCCGGAACTGCTGCGTTGGCTTGGGCATCAATTGGTCGCTTCCGGTTATGATCTGAAAGCGGTCAGCCGAACGATTTTGAATTCGCATGCGTATCAACGTGCGACCGATCCGACGCTTACCGAAACCAGTCCGTTGTTTGTCTCACCAGCGCCTCGGCGATTGACGGCCGAGCAGATTGTCGATTCCGTTTTCCACGCGACTGGTACTCCCTTCGATTTGGAGGAGGTCAGCCTGGACATCGACAGCGTACGTGCCGTGTCGAGCACCATCACTTTGGGGAAAGCACGGCGGTGTTGGATGCTCGCCTCGAGCTCAAACGAACGCGATCGTCCCAGTTTGTCGCTGCCCCGGATGACGGCCGTCACGAGCGTGTTGAAGACGTTCGGTTGGCGCGGTGCGCGACAGGATCCGCAAAGTCTTCGTGACAACGAGTCAAACATTCTGCAGCCAGCGATTTTCGCTAACGGTGTCATGAGTGTTTGGCTGACGCGGCTCAGTGACCGACACGGTATCACACAGCTCGCACTGGAGGAACAATCCGTTGACGAACTCGTCGATCGTGTATTCCTCCGGCTACTCACACGGAAGCCGTCCGCTGCAGAGAAAGAACGTTACGTCCGTTTCCTGTCCGAGGGCTACGACACACGCGTGATCCCCGAGCCGAAACGAATCCGACCGACATCGGGCAAACGCGAGCCGGTTCGCTATGTGAGCTGGTCGAACCACGTGGATGGCCCGGCCAATACGTTGGCGGTGCAAAAGGAAGCCGACGCTCGTCGCGGTGATCTGCCGACCAATGCGTTGAAAAACGATTGGCGTCTCCGTATGGAAGACGTGCTGTGGGCCGTCCTGAATGCGCCCGAATGGATTTTTACACCGTAG
- a CDS encoding DUF1501 domain-containing protein, which yields MERRHFLRQTGALAGAALVNGLGVASPAAMHVPKGTAEHVVFIWLGGGMSQIDTFDPKPRGNSKASPKLAGSEYDTIDTAVPGVQFCEHLHRTAKLADRLTAIRTVNHRLVDEHAFGTNFVHTGRLISGSVTYPSIGSIIGHVRGAVSPDVPAYMLIGYPNVSRGPGFLGAKAGYVYLVDTDSGPAGFSRPQDVTPRRVERRRQLLQPLSERVPDDSVISQYRTAQAEALRLAGPDFMRHFRLQDEPDDLRNAYGGEFGQRCLLARRLVQAGVRFVEVSHNLNFINGTGWDTHNEGQQNQHLLINELDTALSALITDLEQQGILDKTLVAIGTEFGRPAAYDARGGRGHQGSCFSLVLAGGGLNHQGAYGVTDEASKKIVEKPISVPDFHATIHAALGINPAHELFDGSRPIPITDQGKPIAALFG from the coding sequence ATGGAACGCCGACACTTCCTTCGTCAAACCGGCGCACTCGCTGGAGCCGCTCTCGTCAACGGTTTGGGAGTTGCATCACCGGCCGCGATGCACGTTCCCAAAGGCACCGCTGAACACGTTGTCTTCATCTGGCTGGGCGGCGGGATGTCCCAGATCGACACGTTTGATCCCAAACCGCGTGGCAATTCCAAAGCGTCGCCGAAGCTCGCCGGTTCGGAGTACGACACGATCGACACCGCTGTACCGGGAGTACAGTTCTGCGAACATCTGCACCGCACCGCAAAGCTCGCCGACCGATTGACCGCCATCCGAACGGTGAATCATCGCCTCGTCGACGAACACGCCTTCGGCACCAACTTCGTTCACACCGGCCGTCTCATCAGCGGCAGCGTCACCTATCCTTCGATCGGTTCGATTATCGGCCACGTGCGTGGTGCCGTGAGCCCGGATGTCCCGGCCTACATGCTGATCGGCTATCCCAACGTCAGCCGCGGCCCGGGTTTTTTAGGCGCCAAGGCTGGTTACGTCTACCTCGTCGATACCGATAGCGGCCCCGCCGGTTTCTCCCGGCCGCAAGACGTGACGCCACGGCGAGTTGAGCGGCGTCGTCAACTGCTGCAGCCACTTTCTGAGCGAGTTCCTGACGACTCCGTTATTTCGCAATACCGCACTGCGCAGGCCGAAGCGCTGCGGTTGGCTGGACCTGACTTCATGCGGCACTTTCGCCTGCAGGATGAGCCCGATGATTTGCGAAATGCTTATGGTGGCGAGTTCGGTCAACGCTGCCTGCTGGCCCGCCGCCTCGTGCAGGCTGGAGTGCGATTCGTCGAAGTGTCCCATAACCTAAACTTCATCAACGGCACCGGCTGGGACACCCACAACGAAGGCCAGCAGAACCAACACCTTCTGATCAACGAACTCGATACTGCGTTGTCAGCATTGATCACCGACCTGGAACAACAGGGCATCCTCGACAAGACGCTCGTTGCGATCGGCACCGAGTTCGGTCGTCCCGCCGCGTACGACGCTCGCGGTGGACGCGGACACCAGGGCAGTTGCTTCAGTCTAGTGCTCGCGGGCGGCGGACTGAACCATCAAGGTGCCTACGGCGTGACCGACGAAGCCAGTAAGAAGATCGTTGAGAAGCCCATTTCGGTGCCTGACTTCCACGCCACGATCCACGCAGCTCTTGGGATCAATCCGGCCCACGAACTGTTCGACGGCTCACGCCCGATTCCGATCACGGACCAGGGAAAACCGATCGCGGCGCTGTTTGGGTAG